The sequence GAGGCAATAGCCGACGAGGTCGCGGCCACGGGCGTTACCAGCGGCGGCACGATTTGCGCGCCAGTGTTCACCGAGAAGGACGTATTGCAGGAGATCGAGCAAGGCGGACTTGCCTGTGCCGAATGCGCCGGAGATGAGAACGTTATCCGCTACGTCGAAGATCTGGCGGAAGCCATACCAATTCAGCGCGATGACGCGAGTGAGGGAGATGCGCTGGCTCATGCTTCCTCCAAAGGCAAGGTGGGCTCAGGCGCACCGGGTGAAGGTTGGTGACCGCTGGCCTGCTGTTCCCAAGCGGCGAGATTCTCGAATGGAATCACGCGCGGGAGCGTTGGCAAGATCTCGATCTGGGAATCGCCGAAGCGGTTTGGGTCTTCGTGCCATTGCACACGGACGAGGCGGCGGTTACGGAGCTTGCCGAGCATGTCGCGGAGTTGAGCTTCCTTGGGCGGTTCCATCTGCTCGAAGTAAAGGTTGAGCTTGTGCCAGATTTCGTTCGTGGTCACCACGACGGCTTCGACGGTCGATTCCATGCGCGTGTCGTGATAGATGCGCCAGAGTGTGAGAATGAGCAGCGTCTCGGCCTTATTGAAACGCGCCATCAGGCCGCAATCGCCGGGCACGGGGCGGAGTTGGAAAATAGGACGGTCAGGGTCGGGCACGAGTTCCAGATGCAAGGGCGCGAGGTATTCGCCGAGGTCTTTCTGATATTCGCGTGCGAGCAGGTAGAGCTCGCGATCGCGGCCAGCATCGCCGATGAGCGCGCCGTGGGCGAGCAGCGTGGAGAGGATATCCGAGATGGCGGGGCGATCATCCTCGCGGATGTGCTGCCAGAATGAGGGCCAGGGCAGGGGCATGGTCAGGAAAGCCTTTCGAGGGTAAAGCGTTCAACGAGGCGATCGGCCTCGGCATCGCGCGGGATGCGTTCGGGTTCCGTGCCGAGATCACCGCGCACGGTCTGGATGCGCCAACGGATGGAGCGATGCGAACCCGTGGCGGGACCGCGATCAAAGGCGAGTACAGCGAGCAGGTCTAACAAATCATCTTCCACCGTCACGTGCATGTGCTCCGTGGAGATGCTCGCGCCTTTCTCCGGAAGATGACGCTCGACGAAGCGGGCGGCGCGTTGCGGCGTCAGCACGTTCAAATTGCGGCGGCGGATCTCTTCCTTCGCGTCTTCGATGTCCACTGCTGTGTTACTCTCGGCAATGCTGAGATCCACGGTGGAGCGTTGACGGCGTGGACGAGAAAGGGAATCGGTGCCGTAATACATCTCCACCACGGGCGAGAGGATCTGCATGCCGTCCTCGTGCATGAGATCGGCGAAGGAATGGCCCGCATGAATGCGCGCGGCTTTATCCAGATACGCTTTCACCTGCTCGGGGCGGCGACCACGCATCTCCGTCTGGTAACGATAGCGGGCGGCGGAGAGGCGGCTGAAATCGGCCATGCGACCATCGATCAAGCGTTGCTTGATGGGGATGAGCATGAGTTGGCGCTCCAGCTTGATGAGCCAGCGTTCGGCCTCGGCGTAAGCAGCGGTGTCATCCAGTTCCAGATGCTTGGCGATGCCTTCCGCGAGACGCTGTTTAGTGAAGGGATCGTAGAGAGCTTCCTGCGCGATGCTGCGGGCCTGATTCAAGCGCGGGAGCAAACCTGCCTCTTGCAAGGCGTCGTAGCAGACCATGTGATCGCCGGAATGGAAATCGACGAGGAAGCGTTGCAACGTCTCTTGCGCGGAACCGCTGGCGCGCTGGGCGAGTTCGTGCTGGAGCACGAGTGATTCCACGGCGTGCATCTGGTCATCGGCACGACCGGCGCGGTCGATGAGGTCTTTCACCGTCTTGCGCATCTCTTCGGGGCCAAGGCGATTCGGATCGAGCGCGTTATCGCTCAGGATTTCTTTGCAGATGGAACGCAAGGTGACGGCGAAGTCTTTTAGTTCAGCGGGGCGGTCTTCACCGAGTTCACGCAGCACACGCAGCAGACGGCGCAAAGGCGGGGCGATGAGGACGTAGTATTCATCAAGGCTCACGCGGCGCGGTTGCAGCCAATGGGCTTCGATGAGTTTATTAAAGAACTGGCCGGCGCGGAGATTGAGATTTTGGAACTGGCCGCCTTCGTCTTCGGCCAATTGGATATCCGGATGCTGCATGATGACCTCACGGATGAGCAGGCGGGCTTCATCGTGCGGGATCTGGCCGCCTTCATCGGCGGCTTCCACGAGGCGGTCGGCGCAATCGATATAAATGGCGGCAGTCGGACGGCTCAACGGGCGGAAGAATCCGCCGTTGAGCAGAGGGGCGAGCTTGGCGCCCAGAGATGATTTGTTTTCATCCGACATGAGGGCCATAGGGTTAACTGGTTTTTAGGTCGCTGTCACCTGTGCTGATAAGGGGAAAGGAGAAATTTGATTACACCTTACTAGAAGGTGATAAGTGGTGGACATAGGAAAGCCACAGCCTGGCGGGTTGCCGGGTGGGGCAGGTTAATTGAAAATATGCGGTTGCAGGCGTGTCACCCTCTACTGCCGGCAAGATGCCGGCAGCACATTGAGGGCGTTCCTTAGGCGACTTGCGGGGGGCCGAAGCCGGCGCGGTAGTCGCGGGCGAGGATGTCTTTGTTCGCCTGGTCGTGGTTGGAGAATTTGAAGTTCGGGGCATCCCAGCGGAGTTCTTGCCCCGGGAAGCGCGTGGCTTTCACGGCGAGCAGGCACGGCTCGGTGATGCGCCAGCCGATGGTAAGTGGGGTCCACAGCGGTTTCTTAGCGCCGAGGCAGTTGTCCGCCCAGTCTTTCCAGTGGTTGCGTGGCTCGACTTGGGGCAAGGGTTCGTTCTCCACGACCTTGCCTTTACGGAAGACGGTGATCTTGCCATCGGCTTGGAGAAGTAGCGTGCCTTCAGTGCAGACGACCATGGTGTGGTTCGCACCGACTTTCATGGCGGGCAGGCCCAAGGCGGCGAAGGAGGGTTGCTGCGCGCTGTCGTTGTAATGCACCACGAATTTCTCACGAGCGAACTTGCCGCCGCCAGCGTAGGTGATGGTACTTTGGTTGAAGGCGGTGTGACTGGTGTTCGCAGCCTTGTGCGTATGGGTCACAACGGCTTCGGGTGAAGGTAGGTCGTAGGCGAAATAGAGCAGATCGATAAGGTGGCAACCCCAGTCGGCGAGCTGGCCGCCACCGGTTTCCCAGAAGGAACGCCAACGACGCGGGGCGATCTCATCACTGTAAGGAATATCGGCGGCGAGTGGTCCGCGCCAGAGGTTCCAATCGAGATAATCGGGGACTGCTTGGGCCTGACCATAGTCACCCCACGGAGCACCGAAGTAATGACCACGCTCCACGCCGCCGGTCCAGATGTAGGCTTCGACAGGACGACCCAGCTGGTTCTTCAAGAGCATTTCCACGGCTTGCATACGGCCAGTATTGCAGGCGCGTTGGTTGCCCATCTGGGTGACGAGATTCGGGCGCGAGGCCAAGGCGTCGCGCATCATCCGCAGCTCGCTGAGTTGCTGCACGAGCGGTTTCTGACCGAAGAGATGCTTATTGTTTTGCAGGGCGGTGAGCATCATCGGGGCGTGGTGGAAGTCGGGAGTATCGACGATCACGGCATCGAAGTTCGCCATGTGTTTGGAGAAGCCTTCGCGGTAATCCTTCAAGGTCCAAGCGCCAGGAAATTCCTTTTGGATTTTATCGAGTTCGCGCTGGTCCACATCGCAGAAGCCGGCCCATTCGACAGCAGGGTGATCTTTCAGGCCTTTGCGCTGTAGAGCGCCGATGCCGCCGACACCGATCTGGTAGATGCGCAGCTTGCTGTTTTTGTTCGTCTGGGCGCGGGCGGACCAGGAAAGGGCCGCAACACCGGCCGTGATGATGGCGCCGTTTCGCAAAAAAGTGCGACGCGTCACAGGTGTGGAAGGGGTCGTCTTGTTCATAAGTGGATGGGGTGGATTGTGCATGACCGAAGTTTTGCCTCAAGCAAAACAAGCGAAAGGGGAAAGATGATTTTACTTACGAAGTCATCTTCCCGCGCACCCTTGAGGCTGAGCATTACCCACAATCTTCAAAGTTTGGAGTATCCGGCCAGGGGTTCTGAGGTAGGGCATTTCTCGATGGCCGTTTCAATTTATGAGTTCGGCGGTGAAGGCCAAAGTTTGGGCAAAGCCGCAGCTTTGCCCCACCATGATCAGGGAGTAGCCTGCGTTCATGCTCCTAATTCATGCGATGCCATCGCTTTGTTGCAACGTGCAATTTCATAGGGACAAACCGCAAGCGTTGATGGCGAAAAATGGCTTAAATGTCCTGAAAATAGGCCTGTCCAGACCTAAAAGTCGACTGGCATTGGATTGGCTAAAGAATAAAGCATGAGCACTTTAATACTTATCCCCATGTTTGGCGCGGCCGGATGGTCGCTGCTGTATCTGATTTTGGGTGGAGGCATCGGCGGTGCGCTGCTGATCTTCTTCGTCCTTAAAATGATTGGCAAATAAGCCAGCCTTGTGCGGAGCCTGAAAGATGACTGAAATGTAGTTCGATGGTTCCGTGCAATGGTGCGCCGGGTCACTCCGGCGCACCAATATCCTTTTACTGCCAGCCGAGAAGGCTGTCTCAAGCCTACATATGTATTGGTGGATTTTGCATGTTCCCAGAGCAGGCTTTCGCTATATAGTAAGAGTCGAAATCCTGAATGAATGTGGCATGGAATAGATGGGCAGTCTGGCTGGCAATGCTGGTCGGAAGCGGTGTGATGTCAACTCAAGCTGCGGTGGATTACGTCAAAGAGGTCAAACCCATACTCGCCCGTAATTGCTACAAGTGTCACGGAGCTGCGGAGCAGAAATCAGAGATGAGGCTGGACACTGTCGCTTTCGCGTTGAAGGGGGGAAGCCGTGGGCCGGCCATTGTTCCCGGTAAAAGCAGTGAAAGCCGGTTGATACAAGCAGTTCGGGGCATTGCGCCGGAACTGAAGCAAATGCCATTGAAAATGTCTCCGCTATCGGCGGCAGATATTACAACCATTGCCAAGTGGATCGATGAAGGGGCGGTGGCTCCGGCGAATGATGCGCCCCAGGACATGTATGCCTCCGCCAGGGCGCACTGGGCATATCAAGCTCCGCAACGTCCGGCATTGCCGGAGGTGAAGGACAAGAATTGGCCCAAAAATCCGATCGATCATTTCATCCTCGCGAAGCTGGAGGAAAAGGGGATCAAACCTTCACCGGAAGCTGACAAGGTGACTTTGATGAGGCGAGCCGCATTTGACCTGACAGGTCTGCCGCCGACGTTAGAGCAAGTGGAAGCGTATCTGGCGAATTCAAAACCCAAGGCCTATGAAACATGGGTGAACGAATTGATCGCCACACCGCATTATGGTGAACGCTGGGCGCGGCATTGGCTGGACGGGGCCCGTTACGCGGATTCAAACGGTTACAGCATCGATGCTGCGCGGCAGATATGGCAGTACCGAGATTGGGTGATCAATGCGATAAACAATGATCTGCCCTTTGATCGATTCACCATCGAGCAGATAGCGGGAGACATGCTGCCCAATGCAACAGAGGCGCAAAAGGTGGCAACCGGATTTCATCGTAACACGCAGATCAACCAGGAAGGCGGCATCGACAAGGAGCAATTCCGGATCGAATCGATCTTTGACCGGGTGGCGACAACGAGCACTGTGTTCCTGGGGTTGACGGTGGCCTGTGCCCAATGTCACGACCACAAGTTCGATCCGATATCCCAAAAGGAATACTATCAGCTATTCGCATTTTTCAACAGCTCGGATGAACCGTCTCTCCGGGTTCACAACCCGGAAGACCAGCCTAAAACCGAAGAACTCAACCAGAAGATAAAACTGGCAAGAGAAGAGATGGCCGCGATGATAAAAGCTGCTGAGCCAGGGCTGAAGGAATGGGAGGCGGAATTAAGCGAGAGTGTGCGCAAGAAACTTAAGGCCGACGTGGTCAAAGTGCTGGATTTGCCAGTTGAGAAACGGACAGCGGAGCAGAACAGGGTTTTGACGGAAGCGATGCTGGCGGGGGATGCGGTATACAAAAAAAGGGCTGCTGAACTGGCCAAGCTCCAGAAGGAGATGGCCAATTTTGATAGCAATTTTACACTGATCATGGCTGAGCGAAAAGAACCCCGTGACACGTTTCTTTTCATCAAAGGTGATTTCACCCGGCCAGCCGACAAGGTGACGCCGGGTGTGTTAAAGGTGTTGAATCCATTAGACTCCAAGAAACCCAACCGTTTGGATCTTGCCCGATGGCTAGTGGATCGCCAGAACCCATTGACGGCGCGAGTGACGGTGAACCGCATCTGGCAGGTGTATTTCGGCGCGGGGTTGGTGGAGACAGAAAATGACTTTGGCTCACAGGGAGCGTTGCCGACTAACCAGCCATTGCTAGACTGGCTGGCGGTGGAGTTCATGGACAGTGGGTGGAGCCAAAAACATATCCACGAGTTGATAGCCAGTTCGGCGACCTACCGGCAGTCATCCAATGTGCGCAAAGACTTGGAAACGGTGGATCCGACGAACAAGTTGCTCGCACGGCAAAACCGTCTGCGGCTGGAGGCAGAACTGGTGCGGGACTCGGCGTTGTCCGCGAGCGGGATGCTTTCGCGCAAGGTGGGTGGACCGAGCGTGTATCCACCGCAGCCGGATGGTGTGATGTCATTGGGGCAGATGAAGCGGGAATGGACTCCGAGCAAGGGCGAGGACCGGTATCGCCGGGGCATGTACACCTTTTTCTGGCGGGCTACGCCCAACCCGTCGCTTATGGTGTTTGATGCGCCGGACAGCTTTAGTTCCTGTACCCGGCGTCCCCGCTCCAACACACCTTTGCAGGCGCTTACCTTGTTAAATGACCAAGCTTACTACGAGCTTGCCCATGCTTTGGCTGAACGCGTGATGCGTGATGGGCCGAAAGAGGATGCGGCGAAGATCGAGTATGCTTTCAAGCTGTGTACATCACGTGCTCCAGACAATATCGAGCGTGAACGGCTGGCGGATTTGTTGAAATCGGAGCAGAAAACGTTTGCCCAAGCACCGAATGAGGCGAAGGAACTGGTGGGGGCGAAAGAGAAGTTTGACTCCGTGCAGCTAGCGTCATGGATGACGGTGTCGCGAGTGCTGCTCAATCTGGACGAAACCATTACCCGTGAATAAGCGATGAAGCCCGTGTCTAAAGATCCATTGCATGAAGTTACCCGGCGGCATTTCTTCAGCCGTTGCGGAATGGGGCTTGGTTCCATCGCGCTGGCTGGTTTGCTGGGTGGAAATAAGGCATCGGCAGAAGGGTTAAAACTCAAGAATCCTTTAGCGCCGAAGGAACCGCATTTCACGCCCAAGGCGAAGAATGTCATCTTCATGTTCATGGCGGGCGGGCCTTCACAGCTCGATTTGTTTGATTACAAGCCGAAGCTGGTGGATCTGAACGGGCAGCCGATCCCGCAATCGTTCATTGAGGGAAAACGGTTTGCGTTCATGGACAGCAGCCATCGTACGAACCTGTTGGGCACGCGACGCGAGTTCAAACAGCACGGCAAGAGCGGTATGTGGGTGTCGGATCTTATGCCGCATACGGGTAGCATCGTGGATGACATCACGATGGTGAAGTCTTGCGCGACGAATCTTTTCAATCATGCACCCGCGAAGCTTTTCATGAACACGGGCTCCGGCATCTTCGGAAGGCCGAGCATGGGTTCATGGGTGACGTATGGCATTGGCAGTGAATCGAATGACTTACCTGGTTTCGTGGTGCTGCAATCTGGCCCGCGTGGCCCTCGTGGTGGTTCGGTGAATTGGGCTTCGGGCTTTCTGCCAAGCACGTATCAAGGTGTGCCTTTGCGAGGGCAGGGTGAACCGATCCTGAATTTGAACCGGCCGCTGGGCATCAGCCCCGAGAGGCAAAGACGCACGATCGATGCGGTGCGGGACTTGAATTTCAAGCGCTTGGTGGAGACGGGGGATGATGAGATCGCGACGCGCATCTCGGCCTACGAGATGGCGTATCGCATGCAGACGAGCGGGCCGGAGTTGATCGATATTTCCGGTGAATCGAAGGCGACGCTGGATATGTATGGCATTGATCCTTACAAGCCGTCGTTTGCGCGGAATTGTCTGCTGGCGCGACGTTTGGTGGAGCGGGGCACACGTTTTGTGCAGCTCTATCACACGAATTGGGACAGCCATGGCGGGCCTAATGAAAATTTGCAGGAAGATTTCGAGCGTGTGACGAAAGAGGTGGATCAAGGCGGTGCGGCTCTGGTGAAGGATTTGAAGGCGCGCGGGCTGCTGGATGATACACTTGTCATATGGGGCGGAGAGTTTGGTCGCACGCCGATGGGTGAGGTGCGTGAGAAGACGGGGCGCAATCATCATATCGATGCGTTCACGATGTGGTTCGCGGGTGGTGGCGTGAAGCAGGGTTACGTGCTGGGTGAGACGGATGAGCTGGGTTTCAACGCGGTTCATGACAAGGCGCATGTGCATGATCTGCACGCGACGATCCTGCATCTGCTCGGATTGGAGCACACGAAGCTGACGTTCCGGTTCCAAGGGCGTGACTTCCGGTTGACGGATGTGGAGGGGGAGATATTGCACAAGATGCTAGCCTAGCCGGTTGCACCGGCGGGCCAATATGGGGAATCGGCCCGAAGCTTTTAGCAACGGCTTTGACACATTGGAGGATTACCGGCTAACTGGCTGAGCGTGGACAAACTCGTCACCAAAGTAAGGAAGAATATTCAGTCGCATGGCCTGATTCAGAAGGGCGAGGCGGTGTTGGTGGCGGTTTCTGGTGGGGTGGATTCCATGGTGCTGCTGGATGTGCTCCGGCAATTGGCGGAGACGGATGGTTTCACGATCTTGGTGGTGCACTTCAATCATCAGTTGCGGGGGCGGGCGGCAAATTTGGATGAGAAGCTGGTGCAGAAGTATTGCGTGAAGCATGGAGTGCTATTTGAAGCGGGCAGGGGAGATGTAAGAGGATTGGCGAAGGAGAAAAAGATTTCCATCGAGATGGCGGCGAGAGAATTGCGATTGGATTTTCTTTCATTGGTTGCAGAAGAACTTCGCTGTAATCGTGTGGCAGTGGCGCATCATGCGGATGATCAAGTGGAGCTTTTTTTTATCCGGCTCTTTCGCGGTAGTGGTGGTGATGGATTGGGTGGTATGGAGTGGGAACGTGCTTTTCCGGGGGAAGAGAGCGGGTTGAGGCTGGTGCGTCCTTTACTGGATCTGGATAAAGCGGAGTTGTTGCAATACGCGAAGCAGCACGCGGTGCCGTATCGCGAAGATGCGACGAACAAGGATACAAAGATTTTTCGCAACCGGATCAGACAGAAACTGGTGCCGGAGATCAGGACTCTCTTTGGAGAGGGGGTGATGCCTGCTATCATCCGCACGATGGAGGTGACCTCTGCGGAAGCTGATTTGGTCGCCGTAGAAGCCAAGGCATGGGTGGGGTCAGCGAAACGAAAACTAGCGTTTTGCAAATTGCACGTTGCGGTTCAGCGGCAGATTATTCAGCAGCAGTTGTGGAGTTTGCAGGTGGCGGAGTCGTTTGAATTGATTGAGGAGCTAAGGACGGCGCAGGATGTCATTGTGCAGGTGGATAAGTTAACTTTTTTATGTCGTCGTCCTGATGGCACGGTAGAAAAGAGCGGGCCGAAAGCGTTGGATTTTAATGCAAATGGCTTGGAAGTGGCTATGGTAAATCCCAGCGGAACAGTGCTATTCGCTTCGTTGGCAATCACTTGGGAGAAAGAGGAGATAGTCGGGGAATTTAAAAGACCGAAATCGTCGATTGGAATGGAAGTCTTTGATGTGGAGAAGGTTGGGGATATTGTTCGGTTGCGGCATTGGCAGGCTGGGGATCGGTTCCAACCGTTGGGGATGGCGGAATCGGTAAAGTTACAGGACTGGTTTGTGAATCAGAAGATTCCGGCGGAGCGGAGGCGGAAGTTGGTGGTGGCTGAGGCGGCGGATGGACGGATTTTCTGGGTAGAAGGATTGCGGATCGGGGAGCAATTCAAACTCGACAAGGCTTCCCGGCAGCGGTTGAAATGGCAATGGCAAGCCGTGAGTCCGAGATAGTAGGGGTAGATACGGAATCTTATGGGGTGCTTAAACTATTGGCAGATGGCCGGTTGCTAGTGCGCAACGACCATGCTAGTGTAGTCAAAATTACAAATGTCGGACGAAAATAAGAACTTCGAAAACGGTCGCGGCGGAAGCGGCGGCGAGTTTAGGACCCCACCCAAGACGTGGTTGTATTGGCTGTTGATCATCAGTGTCATCCCAGCGCTCATCATCATCCAAGGCAAAGGGCAGGCGAAGATCGAACCATTGACGCATACGCAGTTCGTTGAGTTGGTGGATCAGGACAAGATCGTCTCCGGCGAGATCAATTATCATCCGCAATCTCCCGACCTGCGCGAGATCACGGGCAAGTATACGGTGGAGGACAAGGCTGCCGCGGGTGGCAAGGCAGAGAAGAGTTTCCGCATCAAGACGCGTTTGAATGAGCCGCTGGAGGAGAAGATCCTCGCGACGGGCAAGTTCAAGACGGTGGAGCCGAATACGTTCATGATGGGCTTGATGATCACGCTGCTGCCGTTCCTGCTGATCGCCATCCTTATCTATTTCTTCTTGTTCCGTCAGATAAAGAATGCGGGCAAGAACGCGATGAGCTTCGGCAAGAGCAAGGCGCGCATGCTGAGCAAGGAGAAGAACAAGACGACCTTCAAGGACGTGGCTGGTGTGGAAGAGGCGAAGGAAGAAGTCTCTGAACTGGTGGAGTTCCTGAAGGATCCGAAGAAATTCCAGAAACTGGGAGGCCGTATCCCGAAGGGTATCTTGATGGTGGGTTCACCGGGTACTGGCAAAACGCTGTTGGCGAAGGCTATCGCGGGTGAAGCGGATGCGTCGTTCTTCAGCATCAGCGGTTCCGATTTTGTAGAGATGTTTGTGGGTGTGGGCGCGAGCCGCGTGCGCGATATGTTCGAGCAGGCGCGCAAGAGCACGCCGTGCTTGATCTTCATTGACGAAATCGATGCCGTGGGTCGCAGCCGCGGTCATGGCTTCGGTGGTGGCAATGACGAGCGCGAGCAGACGTTGAATGCATTGCTGGTGGAGATGGATGGCTTCGATACGCAGGAAGGCATCATCATCATCGCGGCAACTAACCGCCCGGATGTGCTGGACCCGGCGTTGCTGCGCCCGGGCCGTTTTGACCGGCAGGTGATCGTAAGCCTGCCCGATGTGCGCGGTCGCGAGGCGATCCTCAAGGTCCACGCGAAGAATGTGAAGCTCGACCCGCTGGCAGACCTCTCGATCATTGCGCGGGCGACTCCGGGTTATTCTGGTGCGGATTTGGCCAATCTTTTGAACGAAGCGGCCTTGCTGGCGGCTCGTGCAGGCAAGAAGGCGGTGACGATGCCGGATCTCGAAGAGGCGCGCGTGAAGGTACGTTGGGGCCGTGAGCGTCGCAGTCTGGCCATGACGGATGAGAATAAGAAGCTCACCGCCTGGCATGAGGCTGGTCATGCATTGGTGAACGTGCTCTTGGAGCATGCGCATCCGCTGCACAAGGTGACGATCATTCCGCGTGGGCAATCGCTGGGTTCTACATGGTCGTTGCCGAAGGAAGACCAGTTGAATCACGGTCGCTTGGAGATGATCGATATCATCACCATGACGATGGCAGGTCGTATTGCAGAGGAGATCGTGTCCGGCGATATCTCCAGCGGTGCGGCTGGTGATATTCAGCAGGCTACGAATCTGGCGCGCGCGATGGTTTGCCAATGGGGCATGAGCGACAAGCTGGGCATGGTCCAGTACGGGAACGACAATGATAATGTGTTCCTCGGTCGCGACATGGCGACGCGCAAGGATTACAGCGAGCGGACCGCGCAAGAGATCGATGAGGAAGTGCGCCGTATCATCACAGAGGCGTA comes from Verrucomicrobiia bacterium and encodes:
- a CDS encoding Wadjet anti-phage system protein JetA family protein, translating into MALMSDENKSSLGAKLAPLLNGGFFRPLSRPTAAIYIDCADRLVEAADEGGQIPHDEARLLIREVIMQHPDIQLAEDEGGQFQNLNLRAGQFFNKLIEAHWLQPRRVSLDEYYVLIAPPLRRLLRVLRELGEDRPAELKDFAVTLRSICKEILSDNALDPNRLGPEEMRKTVKDLIDRAGRADDQMHAVESLVLQHELAQRASGSAQETLQRFLVDFHSGDHMVCYDALQEAGLLPRLNQARSIAQEALYDPFTKQRLAEGIAKHLELDDTAAYAEAERWLIKLERQLMLIPIKQRLIDGRMADFSRLSAARYRYQTEMRGRRPEQVKAYLDKAARIHAGHSFADLMHEDGMQILSPVVEMYYGTDSLSRPRRQRSTVDLSIAESNTAVDIEDAKEEIRRRNLNVLTPQRAARFVERHLPEKGASISTEHMHVTVEDDLLDLLAVLAFDRGPATGSHRSIRWRIQTVRGDLGTEPERIPRDAEADRLVERFTLERLS
- a CDS encoding DUF1501 domain-containing protein, which codes for MKPVSKDPLHEVTRRHFFSRCGMGLGSIALAGLLGGNKASAEGLKLKNPLAPKEPHFTPKAKNVIFMFMAGGPSQLDLFDYKPKLVDLNGQPIPQSFIEGKRFAFMDSSHRTNLLGTRREFKQHGKSGMWVSDLMPHTGSIVDDITMVKSCATNLFNHAPAKLFMNTGSGIFGRPSMGSWVTYGIGSESNDLPGFVVLQSGPRGPRGGSVNWASGFLPSTYQGVPLRGQGEPILNLNRPLGISPERQRRTIDAVRDLNFKRLVETGDDEIATRISAYEMAYRMQTSGPELIDISGESKATLDMYGIDPYKPSFARNCLLARRLVERGTRFVQLYHTNWDSHGGPNENLQEDFERVTKEVDQGGAALVKDLKARGLLDDTLVIWGGEFGRTPMGEVREKTGRNHHIDAFTMWFAGGGVKQGYVLGETDELGFNAVHDKAHVHDLHATILHLLGLEHTKLTFRFQGRDFRLTDVEGEILHKMLA
- a CDS encoding Gfo/Idh/MocA family oxidoreductase — translated: MNKTTPSTPVTRRTFLRNGAIITAGVAALSWSARAQTNKNSKLRIYQIGVGGIGALQRKGLKDHPAVEWAGFCDVDQRELDKIQKEFPGAWTLKDYREGFSKHMANFDAVIVDTPDFHHAPMMLTALQNNKHLFGQKPLVQQLSELRMMRDALASRPNLVTQMGNQRACNTGRMQAVEMLLKNQLGRPVEAYIWTGGVERGHYFGAPWGDYGQAQAVPDYLDWNLWRGPLAADIPYSDEIAPRRWRSFWETGGGQLADWGCHLIDLLYFAYDLPSPEAVVTHTHKAANTSHTAFNQSTITYAGGGKFAREKFVVHYNDSAQQPSFAALGLPAMKVGANHTMVVCTEGTLLLQADGKITVFRKGKVVENEPLPQVEPRNHWKDWADNCLGAKKPLWTPLTIGWRITEPCLLAVKATRFPGQELRWDAPNFKFSNHDQANKDILARDYRAGFGPPQVA
- the ftsH gene encoding ATP-dependent zinc metalloprotease FtsH, yielding MSDENKNFENGRGGSGGEFRTPPKTWLYWLLIISVIPALIIIQGKGQAKIEPLTHTQFVELVDQDKIVSGEINYHPQSPDLREITGKYTVEDKAAAGGKAEKSFRIKTRLNEPLEEKILATGKFKTVEPNTFMMGLMITLLPFLLIAILIYFFLFRQIKNAGKNAMSFGKSKARMLSKEKNKTTFKDVAGVEEAKEEVSELVEFLKDPKKFQKLGGRIPKGILMVGSPGTGKTLLAKAIAGEADASFFSISGSDFVEMFVGVGASRVRDMFEQARKSTPCLIFIDEIDAVGRSRGHGFGGGNDEREQTLNALLVEMDGFDTQEGIIIIAATNRPDVLDPALLRPGRFDRQVIVSLPDVRGREAILKVHAKNVKLDPLADLSIIARATPGYSGADLANLLNEAALLAARAGKKAVTMPDLEEARVKVRWGRERRSLAMTDENKKLTAWHEAGHALVNVLLEHAHPLHKVTIIPRGQSLGSTWSLPKEDQLNHGRLEMIDIITMTMAGRIAEEIVSGDISSGAAGDIQQATNLARAMVCQWGMSDKLGMVQYGNDNDNVFLGRDMATRKDYSERTAQEIDEEVRRIITEAYNKSKNLLESHRDKLEIIANALLEYETLDGAQVLDIVKTGKFTPPPSQGNGEPPMGAPAVTPLPEIPKPTPPKLDPGLGSAAPAPA
- the tilS gene encoding tRNA lysidine(34) synthetase TilS; amino-acid sequence: MDKLVTKVRKNIQSHGLIQKGEAVLVAVSGGVDSMVLLDVLRQLAETDGFTILVVHFNHQLRGRAANLDEKLVQKYCVKHGVLFEAGRGDVRGLAKEKKISIEMAARELRLDFLSLVAEELRCNRVAVAHHADDQVELFFIRLFRGSGGDGLGGMEWERAFPGEESGLRLVRPLLDLDKAELLQYAKQHAVPYREDATNKDTKIFRNRIRQKLVPEIRTLFGEGVMPAIIRTMEVTSAEADLVAVEAKAWVGSAKRKLAFCKLHVAVQRQIIQQQLWSLQVAESFELIEELRTAQDVIVQVDKLTFLCRRPDGTVEKSGPKALDFNANGLEVAMVNPSGTVLFASLAITWEKEEIVGEFKRPKSSIGMEVFDVEKVGDIVRLRHWQAGDRFQPLGMAESVKLQDWFVNQKIPAERRRKLVVAEAADGRIFWVEGLRIGEQFKLDKASRQRLKWQWQAVSPR
- a CDS encoding PSD1 and planctomycete cytochrome C domain-containing protein translates to MSTQAAVDYVKEVKPILARNCYKCHGAAEQKSEMRLDTVAFALKGGSRGPAIVPGKSSESRLIQAVRGIAPELKQMPLKMSPLSAADITTIAKWIDEGAVAPANDAPQDMYASARAHWAYQAPQRPALPEVKDKNWPKNPIDHFILAKLEEKGIKPSPEADKVTLMRRAAFDLTGLPPTLEQVEAYLANSKPKAYETWVNELIATPHYGERWARHWLDGARYADSNGYSIDAARQIWQYRDWVINAINNDLPFDRFTIEQIAGDMLPNATEAQKVATGFHRNTQINQEGGIDKEQFRIESIFDRVATTSTVFLGLTVACAQCHDHKFDPISQKEYYQLFAFFNSSDEPSLRVHNPEDQPKTEELNQKIKLAREEMAAMIKAAEPGLKEWEAELSESVRKKLKADVVKVLDLPVEKRTAEQNRVLTEAMLAGDAVYKKRAAELAKLQKEMANFDSNFTLIMAERKEPRDTFLFIKGDFTRPADKVTPGVLKVLNPLDSKKPNRLDLARWLVDRQNPLTARVTVNRIWQVYFGAGLVETENDFGSQGALPTNQPLLDWLAVEFMDSGWSQKHIHELIASSATYRQSSNVRKDLETVDPTNKLLARQNRLRLEAELVRDSALSASGMLSRKVGGPSVYPPQPDGVMSLGQMKREWTPSKGEDRYRRGMYTFFWRATPNPSLMVFDAPDSFSSCTRRPRSNTPLQALTLLNDQAYYELAHALAERVMRDGPKEDAAKIEYAFKLCTSRAPDNIERERLADLLKSEQKTFAQAPNEAKELVGAKEKFDSVQLASWMTVSRVLLNLDETITRE
- a CDS encoding DUF4194 domain-containing protein, whose translation is MPLPWPSFWQHIREDDRPAISDILSTLLAHGALIGDAGRDRELYLLAREYQKDLGEYLAPLHLELVPDPDRPIFQLRPVPGDCGLMARFNKAETLLILTLWRIYHDTRMESTVEAVVVTTNEIWHKLNLYFEQMEPPKEAQLRDMLGKLRNRRLVRVQWHEDPNRFGDSQIEILPTLPRVIPFENLAAWEQQASGHQPSPGAPEPTLPLEEA